From the Echeneis naucrates chromosome 7, fEcheNa1.1, whole genome shotgun sequence genome, the window TCCATACTTGTTATGAAAATACCATTCTATGTGTTCATTTCTTGAATTTAATTCTTTGCTTCCAGGATGCCTCAAGGGTCCACAAAGGAACAGCAGGGTAGGATACTGTAGGACACACAGTTGAATGATCTAACTCCATTTCTCTTGCCTTTTCTTTAATGATCCACTTTAATGACACAAGAGATAATTGGTCTTGCCTAAGATGGAAAGGCATCTCTCCCAGCTCCACTTGTAGAGCTGCCACAGGTGTAGTTTTTATAGCTCCACTACAAGCCCTTAGAGCTTGATACTGTATACTacacacagacctacagaccTACACACAATACACGCAATACCACATAGTCAAACATCTGCTTTTTTGAACCGTATCTACTACATGTTGCATCTTATTTACAGTATGATTTATAttccttcctcttttccacATCACACCATCATCCGCAAATAACACAACATGcaacaccaaaataaatacagcCTCCACCACCTGCAGGCTGCTGTTCTGTCTCCGCTGACTCTGTCCATGCTTAAATGTGGCTGAATTGGCCTGGTTGCACAAGGCTTTCCAGAACCGTCTTTTATTTGATCATTCACAAGTTGACTATATCTTACAGCTAGGTTTTAGTGGGATCACTACGTGCTGTTTCTTAGTTTCAATTCACTTTAGGTTCTTTTGATTTTTCAttcctgtgtctttgtgttgaggTTTGTTTGTGGTCTGGGAGTTGGTTGCCATAAGCTACACACAGGCATGTCCTCCAACCCCTGGGTAATGtaagattttgttgttgttattgatttCATTGGATAATtgattattttgtcttttataaCTTCTGTGAGGATTAGGATGGACGattgtttgactttatttggGAGAGCttagttgtgattttttttagtttctggggtatagtgtttgtgtgtggttggCGATAACTGTTTCTCTGTTGGGCAGGAGCAGTGGGGTGCGAGCCGGTGGCAGGCAGACCTCTTGGTGGTGGTGTGCCCGCCTCCCCCACCACTCATCATTTaatttgcagtgatattttcCCTTTGCCTCATGTGGGGTGTGTAGGGCTTCTTTTTGGACCAGTCCCCGCTCCTTTGCTGGTCTGCCCCTCCACCAACGCAGACAGTGATTTTCTGGTCATTGTTTTATTCCTGAGGACTTGTCCTTTTAAAAGAtactgttaaaaataaaaaaattgcaccTTTCTGGCTTCATGCCAGTGTTTAGTTGAACCTGTGTGCCTTACTCTTGTGTCCCCTGGAGGGATTAAGTTCATTAATTTCCTGGGGTTGAAACTCCCCCAGGTGATGTTGTCGCCACTTAAATTCCCACTGTACTACCTCCATCCTTGTCGCTACACTTTCGCAAGAGTAATGGAAAAACTCAAACGGCTTATCAGTGTGACTGGGGTATAATATTTGGTTTcatgctgtctgctgccacagattgtagacacacacacacacacacagacacacgtaggtctttcttcttctcccactGTTTCATGGCAAGCCCTATGGAAGCGACACTGCCACCTACTGTAAGGGGGTGTAGTTACACTTTGATTTAGTGCAGCAATGCTCCCCCCCGGGTGGGTGCGCCATACTATATGAGAAATAGTTCATACAGACACAGTCAGAGATGTAAACAGACacggaggaaaaacacagacatgacTGACATTATGAAAGTCAATGTCGATGATTTTTTACTTGACtctggcacagacacacacaggattaaAATCTATGTAGTTTACTTTGTTCAGACATTATTGTCCGACAGACACGCAGAAATGTTATATGATATAAATAACtataaataatttgaaaaaaaaggaatgacaGCAATAATTTTAATCCAAATCGTGTTGAGCAGTCCAAATGTAGGCGGCCCGTGGTACGTCATCCGTAAAGGACACGCCCACTGTGCCTGAAGCGGTCTATGAGCTTGAACAGCTTCGCCCCGATTTCAGCCACGTTTTCAACTGAGGgcttttgaatatttattaaagGTGAGTGATATAATGTCATTTCACCTTCAAGCAAGCTCTTCAGTTTTGTCTGTCTGCAATGGCTTCTcgctggacaaaaaaaaaaaaaaaaaaaaaaaaaagccgggAAGTCTGTTTACGTCGTTACTCTTCATTTTCCTCGAGCTTTCTGGCAATTGCTTCATTGTTTAAACAATCAAAATTATATCGAACAATATTAAATTACGGTTCCTGTTCGACtggtttcattcattcctttttcGAACTATCCATCTATCGGCAGATGGCTTTGCATGAGAAAAGTGTGGAGGAGATCGCTGAGTTGCTTGATGAGTATGGCATCAAACATGGACCTATAGTAGgtaaagaaaacacattaacacaccaTCAGTATCGTGCTTAAACAGTTTGAGTTCAAAGTGAGATTTGTAATCCATCCCAATTTCAGCGTACATAGATAGCCCATTTTATTTAATAGCCATATTCTCATTGAATATGACTATGAAAACCTAGATGTCTGTATTTTTAGGAGACTTTAGACCTTAACAAGAGAATACATAGAAAAAATCTGCACCCTAAACCTGGTTGGATGTCCACTGTGTTGTTAAGCACTGTTGATATGTTTGTATAAACAAAGACTCTACTCGAAGTCTTTATGAAAAGAAGCTTGAAAGGGCCATGGAGGACGCTCCAGTGAAAGCCTCCTCTGATAAGACCTACTACAGAGAAGAAGGTAAGAAGCTCTCAGCCTGTGAGAAGATGCATCTCCAACTTTTGgcagtatttattttcatcagcatTTCAAACTTCCAGCTGTCACAGTCGGAAAAGATACTGTGTTGGCCAAttgtagtatttttttattaattgatttgACTGCTTTTTAgcaattaaattttttgcaATTTCTGTGAACACTACATTTCTGTTATCAGTGTCTCCTCATTTTGATGTTCTACCAGATTATTTTTCAGCTCTTGCCCAGACAGCTTGGCTGACCTCAAAGGACACACAAGACAactcactttatttttcttccatttattCTTAGTCCAGTTTGCTTTAATGACTGTACAGTGTATCCTGAAAATTAATTACTAatagtttttttggtttgaaaacTTTTGaaggaacaaaagaaaattgttcagaaaattatttatacTCAAAATACATCCATTCTTAAAACTTTTTAAGATTTCCTCATGTATCTATTATTCACATCCCCATAACTAATAATCATGTAGGAGCAACAGACATccacaaaataatcaaatcacaCTATGCTATCCCTTCTGTTCAGTATAATAGatcaataattaaatttttataaaataatatgaCACATCCACTGCAATGCATCTGGTTGAtaattttttaaagattaaCCACTAGCTGAATGCCAACTTGTACTCtgcattcttctttttttctctgataCACATAAAAACCTACACAGATTTTTTCCTACCTGTGATATATTTTGCTCAATACTTAGttgaaagtaaacatttttaatctaAGTTTGAACTCAACATATATGTTGAACTGAACCAAAAGGTGTTTAGAATATCTCACTGAGTTTTCAAAGTGgtctttttttactttgcagaGGAGGAAATAACCTACATTACATACCACAGTCCGGTGAGTCCTAATTGTGAGCTTGTCCCTGTCTCTTTGTTACTTCTCTGCTCTTTGACTCTAAATAATTTCACAGAGAATCCTGTTTCACTTTAACAGGTAAAACGTGATGGTTATACTGATGCGTGAGTAAAgctttcacatgcacacacaaaaacacacaaaggcaaacataTCAAATATGTTGCACggcggcacagtggttagcgaTTCCTAGGCCCTTCCGTGTGGAGTTTCCGTTAACTCCGGTTTCCCTTCCACAgtctaaagacatgcatgttgagTGTAAATGGTTTGttcatctctgcctgtctctgtgcaTTGCCCCTGTGAAACACTGGTGATCTGATctaccctgccctcacctggAATGTTGGGGGAGGTactggggttggctccagcaacccccatgacccttatggataagcggtagaaaataaatgagaaagaCAATGTAAAATGAGTAAGAGAGTCTTGAAGCAGAGTTAAGTTTGGTGGGACAAAGGGGCAATAATTTCAAACCTAACCAGTTGGATGAAATGTTGGAAGTTCCTGGGGACTGCTATGGTGCACATGTTTACCAGCATTGTTTTCTCTAGATTTGATcatagaaaatatttatttcgtCAAAATCAGGGGTGCATGGTGGCGCAATTAGCACTGTCTTACAGCATGGGTATGATTCCTAGATGCGGGGCCTGGAATTTGTCTGTTCCAGCTTGATCCCATATTCCAAAGATGCATGCATGGTGACTTGGAAATGTGAAAGTTGATAGGGGTTCAAGCGGAATACTAGAACTTTTATATAGTAGATAATTAATAAGTGAAACCActaaaaataatacatatatGTCATTACTTAATTGAAATCCAAGTGCAAAGTTTTCTTCCACAGACTAAAACGACGAGGCAATGCCAAGGTAGATGAAAGTGATGAATCAGACCAAGAAACAGAGTGAGTCTTAAACTGGTGTTTTAATATAAactatatattataatatataaatatattatataatatataaattgTGTTTGATCAAATGACTTTGTCACCTGTTCTAACTGTACTTTCCTCCTGTGACACAGGTCCCTGATTCACGTGACAAAAAGAACAGCCAATCATAGCCCAATACAATCTAAGGACCAGATCAGAAAATCTGGAGGCGGCATgtggctgctgcttctgcttttaTCTGTGTTAGCTGCTGTTGGCTACTACATTTACTGTCGAGTCACAAGCAATGAAGAAAATACTTTTGGTATTCAGTGATCTGATCTGTTGTCAAAATATCAACGTTTGTTGAAAGGCTTCTCTACTCCTTTAGAATTTCAGGTGTCATCACAGTTTTTTATgtctattttgttgttattttcttaTTCCACACAACACAGTCTGTGCATAAGACCATAGCAATGCTAATAATACTATACACCAttaacataagaaaaaaaaatagagatgaATGCTACACATGCCTACCAGAGTAGCAAAATTATGGATTAATCCACTGCTGAAATAATCCTAAAAAATATCCATCTTCAGTTGGAAGCAGTGGCTTGGAGCTCAGATCCATAGACGGAACAGGAAAGTCAGCAAGTATGGGGACATAGAGATTAACTTGTTGTTGTCAAGGTATTGGTCTTTTCATGGGACttactgacagtaaaataaaaaaattgaagaaTTATTGTTGCTCCCTTGCCTTAAATTtctattttgtgttgtgtaaaaTTTTGCACTCTCTTTTCCAGCCATGCAAACACTTGTGTATTCCATGTCTTTTGCACAATTGACCAATCAAAAACAATGATTGTTTTCCATATGctttaataaaaaatgcatttataacAATAGAGATTATGGGCTTTTTCAAAAAGATAATTATTTAACAAAACTCATTGACACAACATATtaatataatacaataaaaatttacaaaagATTTAATTGTTTTGCTAGGAAAGGTGTAGATTTTTTGCATTTGGTAACAGATAGGCACATCACACACTTGGCACACTGGTCTGTTGAATTGTTCAACAGAGGTTTTTGGTCATCATTTTCCGTTGTACTGAAGTTAATAATTTGGACCCTGAGATGCAGgttgaagttttgttttgtgattctTCAGCTATCTTGGACTCAGACAACATTCCACAAAAGCCTCTCTTATGCAATAATGTGATCGTAGGTCCATTAAATATATGCAGGAAATCAAGGATGGTTGTGTGCCAAGTCATCATTTTATTAGGGAGGCCAAATACAAGTTGTAAAAATTCCACTGTCCCACTACAACCTTTGAGATTTCTGCACTTTAATATAACAAATAAggatatgttttgtttttttggtctaAAGACCAACAGTTATGTTTTGGTGTGGCAGAGGGACCACCCGAGTCTCTGGGACTGCCACCAAATGTGAAGTAGTTGAACTgggaataagaaaaacaaataagaagaaCAAAGTCACAAGagtatacatatatacatacatatatatatatatatatatatatataggagagattgtgtgtaactgtgttttGTTACAGCCCACCTGATAGTTTGGCCCTGAAAGCCAAGGGCTGTGATGAAGATGTTGATGAGAACTGTGAAGAAGACAAACACTGTTGCTGCgttgttcattgtgttcagttTGGCTTGTTTCCGTACATCATTCAAATCATACTTGACTGCTGGGAGAaaattagaaacaaacaaaaatgagttTATCAACATATAGAGTTGGTGATGAGAAACAAATTGGATCTGCACAGGAGCCAGAGAACCTTTTTAATGGCAAAGAAACAACGCTAGACTGGAGGGACATTTAATTTTGGATTAGTTATAGATAACAAAAAGACTTCTGTGAGATATTACAATAATCCAAACCAAGTATTAGTAATATATAGGTATGAGTACACTTAAAATGgggataaaaataacaaatagcTTTCTTATCATGCAGACTGATATCTGTAATGTAAACATAGTACCACTAGCAGCCTATATGATTGACCAGACACCAGTTTGCCTGTGGGCTGAAAAGTTATGTGGCTAAAACTATAGCTCCGAACTATAGACTCGCATTTTCCTATTTCCatctttgcagaaaaaaaagaaaaataaataatgaatggtTTTGTGAAGTTGAGAGAGTGACTGCAGGATGCCTTCCTTGACTAGCCATTTGCTGCCTGGCTGTTAGCTGTCTGCCACCTTATTAAATTTGAATCACCGAACTTGATCTCTCTGCCGGGTTTTTCCTGCAAACAGTCATCATTTAACAGCTGACTTCTTGTGCTCTTTATTGCACAGGCACTTTGTGAACTGAAGATGAGGAAGCTGGTGCTGTTGTGCAGAAGGAACCTCAGAGCATTATATTTCTACTAAGCAGGAAGCCATTTTTAACTCATCACACCTGGATTGTTAACTTGGCCAGATACCAACCAATTAATTACTTACTGATGTTCTTTGTCAAGGTGTCTTCTCTTAATTGACCAAAACTAGTAAACCTTTCTATGCCtgctacaccctggacaaaaGTTTTAAAACACAAGCAAGATTAAGGAGAGATGTAAAAACCTAGAGTCACTTGCCAATAAAGACAAGCAGCAGTCCTACAATGACTTGGAATGTGATGGACAGTGACAGCAAGACAGTGAGGGGGATGAAGAAACGATACTGTGGCCCCACATAGAGAACAGTCTTAAGCTGAGATGAGTTGGCCATCAGCAATGCAACATCCAGCATACTCTGAGCTGCACTCTTTTTAGTTGCATAGTGATTTAGGTTGATGGGGCGATGCGCTTTTCCAGGACGCAATGTGACCGCCTGCAAGTGTAGAGAGGACAGGTTAGGAAAAAAAGTTAGGTTTAAGCTTCTGTTAAAGTCACATAGGTACAACATTATTGCCACTGTCGCACATCCACTTTTGACAGAGGAGGATTAAAATGGTTTTCTCCTAACCCATGGtgtaattgttatttttttctgttccctgCGTGTACACTTGGTTTAAACCAAACATAAGTTATGCTCTTTGTCACTGTGTATCTAGGTGTGgctgtgagaggagaaatggGAGGTGGCAGAAAAGCTGATTATGACTCACCTGGGCTAGAGAGAGTCAACGAGAAACTACATGCATATTTCCATCCTACAAAACCAGAATCCTAACAATTTGTAACATGTACTGACACAAagtgtagagagagagacagagttaaCTAAAGCTGACTGGCTGTAATGAGCAGaagattttctgtgtgttctgtgtgttttagaggGATAAGCTGTTGTTCCAGGTCAAATGTTCCTACCTTCAAGGAAATTTTCTTAGGACTTTACTGGAAATATCACACCTAGATGCAACTATCTCTCATTCACAAAGCTTTCATTCACCTATGTCCAGCTGACAAGTATAGACAGAGAACACTGATTTTGTACAAAGGTGTATCAACATTGGCATTCCTGTATAACAACTCTAGAGGGGTGGTCCCAAACCAGAGATCAGGTCAGGAACCACacgaatcaaatcaaatttatttacataCCATCAAACTGTAACAGTATATCAAGGCACGTCACATAAAGGTCAGATGTAGATCAAATTCTTTATAGAAGCAAGCCCTTATTggcagtggcaagaaaaaacttaatttaaggCACAAGGGGTCAATTCATGTCTGTGGAGTCACTCGACTTTTTCAGAGTTGAACAGTTTACCCTTGGAATCTATATCTGGCCATTACAGGGCTCACTACGAGATGACACCACTTTGTTTTTAGGGGTCAGGTAACCTGTGGTTTGTCCCCATCCTTTGAATGattgaaaaacataaatcacaGCTTTACCTATTATGCCATATTCTGTATATTGCGATTACTAATTGTTTTAGTAACAATTTATTTAGTATTCTTTTGTACTCCAGATCTAATAAGTGTGAAATCCCctagacaaaataaattatatacTTCAATTGATATCCATCTGTtagacagtcagacagatagGTAGATGGGTAGAACATGTTGACGCCTTCCTAAAATAATCGCCAgtcatttttttcagatttttcaggaaacacaaaaaaactgaaccatTATATGAtatttaggcaaaaaaaaaacatttttgtaaaaaaaatgactaaGGCAATTATTTTAAGAGGGTGACGATATGACGGGCACTTTTAAGGCAGAAGtatctgtcagtctgtctggcTTACCTCTACATAGTCCAGGTTATTTAGAGGTGTgtcctgtttgttcagtctgtCCATGTTCCTTTCTCTGATAACTCCAGAGCAGCTCTTAGGAGACTGTGCCTCTCTGCTGATTTGATGAAACTCATAGCCTTGGAGTTCACTGCTACATGTGGCTCAGAGGAAGTCAAGCGCCGGAGGGTAAGACAGGACTGACAAGTTGAGCAACTCCTCCAATTACAGGGACACTGACCCCACCCATCCTGTGTCTCTTCAGTGCAGCAGTTACAGCGATGCTGTTGCTTTGACATCACTTTCCAATGATGACAAGAACCCCCTGCCTTTAATTCAAAgccacatgtttttttttcatgatatcTTCATGGAGTAACAGACCTGTGCAGCTACATTCCTCTTGTTTTGAACATGTGTTTGGTTTCCATGTCTGTGCCATCAGGTAGTcttatcattcatttattgatgTGGCTATTCATTGGCGTAAATCTAAAGTCAAGCAAGTGCAAAAAAGGTTCAAATGCTATATATTATTCTCTTACTACTTACATTTTCAGTAGATGCCATTGTACTGTACAGTGCATAtcaaaaaaggtttgttttaaaaaatgcaagTGACTGAAAACTAAAATGTATACACATATTTTGCTTATTGTTCAGCTATTCAACTTCTTTGTTCCCCAAATCATCCAAGAACTTAgacttcattgttttgtttttatggtctaaaatcaaatcagttcaaatgtcttcacagttttttttattaactgttTTCATGAATTTCCATGCAACCAGGGTCGGTGGTATTTGTTTTCGgcacacagaaaacactgctTCATCCACACGCCAGGTGCATACAGCCTACCACAGAGCATAGTGCCCTGTACCCAAATCCCCACAACATGACgcaactgaaacaaaaagcCAACTTCATGCAAtggggaaaaacacacacaatccgATGGCAGGGACTgtaaattcagtgtttttatgtttattttatttttattcatgtttatttttaagacaCTTGGATATATTTGGAAATCTGTATATTCTTTACCCTGGGATACACCGAAGTAATTACTCACAGTAACCACACAGGATATTTATGAGCTCTACCAATGTTGTCTGCCCTCATTAGCTGAGCTAATGAGCTTACACCGGACTTCGTGTGTGCTGTCCCGACACCAATCAGCCACGGGGGATCCCTGCTGGGGTGGAAAAGACACGCCCCCTGAAGGAGTCCTATTCggcacacatatatacagacacacccacacacacgcaggaGGAGGGAACTAAAA encodes:
- the LOC115046586 gene encoding ninjurin-2 isoform X2 — its product is MDRLNKQDTPLNNLDYVEAVTLRPGKAHRPINLNHYATKKSAAQSMLDVALLMANSSQLKTVLYVGPQYRFFIPLTVLLSLSITFQVIVGLLLVFIAVKYDLNDVRKQAKLNTMNNAATVFVFFTVLINIFITALGFQGQTISSTTSHLVAVPETRVVPLPHQNITVGL
- the LOC115046586 gene encoding ninjurin-2 isoform X1, with amino-acid sequence MLYLCDFNRSLNLTFFPNLSSLHLQAVTLRPGKAHRPINLNHYATKKSAAQSMLDVALLMANSSQLKTVLYVGPQYRFFIPLTVLLSLSITFQVIVGLLLVFIVKYDLNDVRKQAKLNTMNNAATVFVFFTVLINIFITALGFQGQTISSTTSHLVAVPETRVVPLPHQNITVGL